The proteins below come from a single Desulfitobacterium metallireducens DSM 15288 genomic window:
- a CDS encoding alpha/beta-type small acid-soluble spore protein → MAKYNLPVDKNTIAGELGVQLGGDKTARQNGSVGGEMVRRTFESFGKR, encoded by the coding sequence ATGGCGAAATACAATTTACCAGTGGACAAAAACACAATTGCAGGTGAACTCGGTGTTCAATTAGGCGGGGACAAGACTGCTCGCCAAAACGGATCCGTTGGTGGCGAAATGGTTCGTCGAACCTTTGAAAGCTTTGGCAAACGTTAA
- a CDS encoding sigma-54 interaction domain-containing protein yields the protein MSKCLNMTLCEETINLLDAIFGDIPISVVITDAEGYVLMLNDRYSQFLKLDKSQVIGRKVDDVVPNTRIPIVLATGKPEISKQHVYGNGLKSIVHRIPLFNEEGKVEGCLGIVVFDSMEDLKQLAQVNQVLHHKLSEYQNEIRSIFKAKYSFDQIMGQSAIIKRTKELAKRLAHSKANILIIGESGSGKELWAHAIHQESDRADNAFVSINCGAIPENLLESELFGYEEGAFTGAKKGGKLGKFQLANGGTLFLDEIGDMPLMMQVKILRVLQEREVERVGGREAEKVDVRIIAATHRNLEQMVKDGTFREDLYYRLNVLALQLPALREHAEDILLLIQHFVTEYCNHAEIVKRFAPEAIEALCNYSWPGNIRELSALVERLLVSVDSEEVSVKDLPANIYLIGKPKHQDSTCTLDRALEEVELDLIKKALFIAHHSKTEAARILGIPRTRLYRKIEQYGLENLASKK from the coding sequence ATGAGTAAGTGTTTGAATATGACGTTATGCGAAGAAACCATCAACCTTCTTGATGCTATTTTTGGAGATATTCCTATTTCCGTGGTTATCACCGATGCAGAAGGCTATGTTTTGATGCTTAATGATCGTTATTCGCAGTTTCTCAAATTGGATAAGTCACAAGTTATAGGACGGAAGGTTGACGATGTGGTACCTAATACTCGGATTCCGATCGTCCTGGCTACGGGTAAACCGGAGATTTCCAAGCAGCATGTTTATGGAAACGGTCTCAAATCCATTGTTCATCGGATCCCTCTTTTCAATGAGGAAGGGAAGGTTGAAGGATGTCTTGGTATTGTAGTGTTCGATTCGATGGAGGATTTAAAGCAATTAGCTCAAGTCAATCAAGTCCTCCACCACAAACTCTCGGAATATCAAAATGAAATTCGTAGTATATTTAAGGCTAAATATTCTTTTGACCAGATCATGGGGCAAAGCGCTATTATCAAACGGACTAAAGAGTTGGCAAAACGATTGGCCCATAGTAAAGCAAACATTTTAATTATCGGGGAAAGCGGCTCAGGGAAGGAACTCTGGGCCCATGCCATTCATCAGGAGAGTGATCGAGCGGACAATGCGTTTGTGAGTATTAATTGCGGGGCAATTCCAGAAAATTTATTGGAAAGTGAACTGTTTGGTTACGAGGAGGGAGCTTTTACTGGCGCAAAAAAAGGTGGAAAGCTCGGAAAGTTTCAACTCGCCAATGGTGGGACTTTGTTTTTGGATGAGATTGGAGATATGCCTCTGATGATGCAGGTAAAAATCCTTAGAGTTTTACAGGAACGTGAGGTTGAGCGAGTCGGAGGTCGGGAAGCTGAGAAAGTGGATGTTCGGATTATTGCTGCAACTCACCGCAACCTAGAGCAGATGGTTAAAGACGGGACGTTCCGCGAGGATCTTTATTATCGACTTAATGTGTTAGCCCTTCAATTACCGGCACTTAGGGAGCATGCCGAGGACATTTTACTTTTGATTCAGCACTTTGTCACAGAATACTGTAATCATGCTGAAATAGTTAAACGGTTTGCTCCGGAGGCAATTGAGGCATTATGCAATTATTCTTGGCCAGGCAATATCCGTGAACTAAGTGCCTTGGTTGAACGTTTGCTGGTTAGTGTGGATTCAGAAGAGGTGTCCGTGAAGGATTTGCCTGCAAATATTTATTTAATTGGGAAACCAAAGCATCAGGATAGTACGTGTACGTTAGACCGAGCGCTTGAAGAAGTGGAGCTTGATCTCATTAAGAAAGCGTTGTTTATTGCTCATCACAGTAAAACTGAGGCAGCTCGAATCCTGGGGATTCCTCGGACACGGCTCTATCGTAAAATCGAACAATATGGACTGGAAAACTTAGCGAGTAAGAAGTAG
- a CDS encoding aldo/keto reductase: protein MLYRKFGKLDFEASILGFGCMRLPIFDGDAGKINEDEAIRMIRYAIDQGINYIDTAYFYHKGQSEFLVGKALQEGYREKVKLATKLPIGRAESYEDFDRLLNEQLSKLSTDHIDFYLLHGLDRESWDKSRKLGVLRFLDQALADGRIRYAGFSFHDDYSVFQEIVDAYSWTFCQIQYNYMDSAYQAGTAGLKYAAAKGLAIIIMEPIKGGKLAKIPPDVIQELWDRSPINRTPAEWALRWVWNHPEVTIVLSGMSTLDQVQENLNTASQSLPGSLISEELALIQKVKERYRSLTKVDCTACGYCQPCPSGVDIPSNFTVYNDAYIYDDLATSRRSYQQFFKEEERASACIECGNCEEACPQHLKIRDYLKAVHHTLGAI from the coding sequence ATGCTCTATCGCAAATTTGGCAAATTAGATTTTGAAGCCTCTATACTAGGCTTTGGCTGTATGCGTCTTCCCATATTCGATGGGGATGCAGGCAAGATCAACGAAGATGAAGCAATTCGCATGATTCGTTATGCGATTGATCAAGGCATTAATTACATAGACACCGCCTATTTCTACCATAAAGGGCAAAGTGAATTTCTTGTAGGCAAAGCTCTTCAAGAGGGGTATCGTGAAAAAGTGAAGCTCGCCACAAAACTTCCGATTGGGCGCGCCGAAAGTTATGAAGATTTTGACCGTCTGCTTAACGAACAACTGAGTAAACTCTCTACCGACCATATCGATTTTTATCTTCTCCATGGGCTTGATCGCGAATCCTGGGATAAATCGCGCAAATTAGGTGTTTTGCGCTTTTTAGACCAAGCTTTAGCCGATGGTCGAATTCGTTATGCTGGTTTCTCCTTCCATGATGACTACTCCGTATTCCAAGAAATCGTTGATGCTTATTCTTGGACTTTCTGCCAAATTCAATATAACTACATGGACTCTGCCTATCAAGCAGGGACAGCTGGATTGAAGTATGCTGCTGCAAAAGGACTCGCCATCATTATCATGGAGCCCATTAAAGGCGGTAAACTTGCTAAAATCCCGCCTGATGTTATTCAAGAACTCTGGGATCGCTCTCCCATCAACCGCACACCTGCTGAATGGGCTTTGCGCTGGGTCTGGAATCACCCCGAAGTCACCATTGTTTTAAGTGGAATGAGCACTCTGGATCAGGTTCAAGAAAATCTCAACACCGCTTCACAATCTTTGCCCGGCTCCTTAATCTCTGAAGAATTAGCTCTTATTCAAAAGGTAAAAGAAAGATATCGTTCTCTCACAAAAGTCGACTGCACCGCTTGTGGCTATTGCCAGCCCTGCCCTTCGGGAGTAGATATTCCTAGTAATTTTACAGTATATAATGATGCTTATATCTATGATGATCTCGCTACTTCGCGTCGGTCATATCAACAGTTTTTTAAAGAAGAAGAACGTGCCTCTGCGTGTATCGAGTGTGGTAACTGTGAAGAAGCCTGCCCGCAGCATCTTAAAATTCGAGATTACTTGAAAGCGGTTCATCACACTTTAGGAGCCATATAA
- a CDS encoding hemerythrin domain-containing protein, protein MNTDLLKNQHTTIRQLVSEIELGIGAGDVTGQAFELSLKISQLSGTLVLHLKSEDEYIYPTLGRSTTENIRKIAEQLNREMGYLAADFMEYKRTYMLASKIKADPQKFVAESKTIIDALKNRLDKEDRNLYPLV, encoded by the coding sequence ATGAATACTGATTTATTAAAAAATCAACATACAACAATTCGCCAACTTGTCAGTGAAATCGAACTAGGGATTGGCGCAGGTGATGTCACTGGACAGGCTTTTGAATTATCTTTAAAAATCAGCCAACTTTCGGGAACATTAGTTCTCCATTTAAAATCAGAGGATGAATATATTTATCCAACTCTAGGTCGCTCAACCACTGAAAATATCCGAAAGATTGCTGAGCAACTCAATCGGGAAATGGGGTATTTGGCAGCTGATTTTATGGAGTATAAACGTACATATATGCTCGCTTCGAAGATTAAGGCTGATCCTCAAAAGTTCGTAGCTGAATCCAAGACGATAATTGACGCCCTGAAAAATCGTTTAGATAAAGAAGACCGGAATTTATATCCACTTGTATAA
- a CDS encoding alpha/beta-type small acid-soluble spore protein: MAKYNLPVDKNTIASELGVQLGGDKTARQNGSVGGEMVRRTFESFGKH, encoded by the coding sequence ATGGCGAAATACAATTTACCAGTGGACAAAAACACAATTGCAAGCGAACTCGGTGTTCAATTAGGTGGAGACAAAACCGCTCGTCAAAACGGCTCTGTTGGTGGCGAAATGGTTCGTCGAACCTTTGAAAGCTTTGGCAAACACTAA
- a CDS encoding Y-family DNA polymerase: protein MGQRIIFHIDVNSAYLSWEAVYRLQHGNPVDLREIPSVVGGDPTTRHGIVLTKSIPAKKFKIQTGETLYSALSKYPELVIAKPNYLLYRQCSQALGNILKEYSPLIQQFSIDEYFLDFTQMKNLFGDPVKTAYRIKNRIKEELGFTVNIGISTNKLLAKMASEFEKPDKVHTLFPQEIPTKMWPLPIEELFMVGRATTRKLRSRGIQTIGDLAHCDVRLLLPSLKSFGRLVWNYANGIENSPIKPGGRINIKGMGNSTTMSFDVDDRQKAHLVLLSLVETVSARLRQDHSQSCLIAISFRTNEFLSYSHQRKLSHTTDCTNEIWEIACQLFDELWQGQPLRHMGVRVSDLCQDDFVQLSLFEKDYTKLRKLDQAVDSIRSRFGSQSIIRSSYLHSGLHSMTGGVIEEEDYPMMSSIL, encoded by the coding sequence ATGGGTCAGAGAATCATTTTTCATATTGATGTAAATTCCGCTTATCTTTCCTGGGAGGCTGTGTATCGTTTACAGCATGGCAACCCTGTTGATTTACGCGAGATTCCCTCCGTTGTCGGTGGGGATCCGACCACACGGCATGGAATCGTCCTCACTAAATCCATTCCTGCTAAAAAATTTAAGATTCAAACAGGAGAAACGCTCTATTCTGCCCTTTCCAAATATCCAGAACTGGTGATCGCCAAGCCCAATTATCTGCTCTATCGTCAATGCAGTCAAGCCCTCGGTAATATTTTAAAAGAATACTCTCCCTTAATTCAGCAATTCTCTATTGACGAGTATTTTCTCGATTTCACTCAAATGAAAAACCTGTTTGGGGATCCTGTCAAAACGGCTTATCGTATCAAAAATAGAATCAAAGAGGAGTTAGGATTCACCGTAAATATTGGGATCTCAACCAACAAACTTCTGGCAAAAATGGCCTCCGAATTTGAAAAACCAGATAAAGTCCATACCCTCTTTCCGCAGGAGATTCCTACCAAGATGTGGCCCCTGCCTATTGAAGAACTTTTCATGGTGGGCAGGGCAACCACGCGCAAACTTCGCAGCCGAGGAATCCAAACGATCGGCGACCTTGCTCATTGTGATGTTCGTCTGTTGCTGCCCAGCCTAAAAAGCTTCGGTAGGCTCGTTTGGAATTATGCCAATGGAATTGAGAATTCACCCATTAAGCCCGGAGGTCGAATTAATATCAAAGGAATGGGAAATTCCACAACAATGTCTTTTGATGTTGACGACCGTCAAAAAGCCCATCTTGTGCTTCTTTCCCTCGTGGAAACGGTTTCAGCCCGTTTAAGACAAGATCATAGTCAGTCCTGCCTTATTGCCATTTCCTTTCGGACTAACGAATTTCTCTCTTACTCTCATCAGCGTAAATTGAGCCATACCACCGACTGTACGAATGAAATCTGGGAAATCGCCTGCCAACTTTTTGATGAACTATGGCAAGGTCAGCCCTTACGCCACATGGGAGTTCGGGTTTCTGACTTATGTCAAGATGATTTCGTTCAGCTATCGCTATTTGAAAAAGATTATACGAAACTTAGAAAACTTGACCAAGCCGTTGATTCCATTCGTTCTCGTTTCGGTTCCCAGTCAATCATCCGTTCTTCCTACCTCCATTCTGGACTTCACTCCATGACAGGAGGGGTTATCGAAGAGGAGGATTATCCGATGATGTCCAGCATTCTATGA